From Mauremys mutica isolate MM-2020 ecotype Southern chromosome 15, ASM2049712v1, whole genome shotgun sequence, one genomic window encodes:
- the LOC123350008 gene encoding galactoside alpha-(1,2)-fucosyltransferase 2-like: WSRPWMHQQLAPLFRITLPVVSSDVVQSVPCRNYRLQNWMSEEYRHIEGKYVRLTGYPCSWTFYHHLRQEILQEFSFHDHVKEEANRYLAGLRGQRRNVTYVGVHVRRGDYVRVMPQVWKGVVADKAYLEKAMGYFRAKYQEPVFVVTSNGMEWCQENIDASRGDVYFSGDGKESSLGRDFAFLAHCNHTIMTIGTFGIWAGYLAEGETIYLANYTLPDSRFLRVFKPLAAFLPEWFGVDADLSTLLNGTQRQKRPRLQAPNRTRRDRRPAISEGKGRWRVQGVLEQGEGQKKAHIVASFKMGKWDDPSNYGPVSLTSVPGKIMGRLIRDSIDQE, from the exons tggagccggccctggatgcacCAGCAGCTGGCACCGCTCTTCCGCATCACCCTGCCCGTGGTCTCCAGCGACGTGGTCCAGAGCGTCCCATGCAGGAACTACAGGCTCCAAAATTGGATGTCGGAGGAGTACAGGCACATCGAGGGGAAATACGTCCGGCTGACGGGCTACCCCTGCTCCTGGACCTTCTACCACCACCTCCGGCAGGAGATCCTCCAGGAATTCTCCTTCCACGACCACGTCAAGGAGGAGGCCAACCGGTACCTGGCCGGGCTGCGTGGGCAGCGCCGGAACGTGACCTACGTGGGCGTCCACGTCCGGAGGGGGGACTACGTCCGGGTGATGCCCCAGGTCTGGAAGGGGGTGGTGGCAGACAAGGCCTACCTGGAGAAGGCCATGGGCTACTTCCGGGCCAAGTACCAGGAGCCGGTCTTCGTGGTGACCAGCAACGGGATGGAGTGGTGCCAGGAGAACATCGACGCCTCGCGGGGGGACGTGTATTTCTCGGGGGACGGGAAGGAGTCGTCGCTGGGGAGGGACTTTGCTTTCTTGGCCCATTGCAACCACACGATCATGACCATCGGGACCTTCGGCATCTGGGCCGGTTACCTGGCTGAGGGGGAGACCATCTACTTGGCCAACTACACCCTCCCCGATTCCCGCTTCCTCCGGGTCTTCAAGCCTTTGGCAGCCTTCCTGCCCGAGTGGTTTGGGGTTGACGCCGATCTCTCCACACTGCTGAATGGGACACAGAGGCAGAAAAGACCCAGATTACAGGCTCCCAACAGGACCCGCAGGGATAGGAGGCCAGCCATCAGCGAGGGAAAAGGGCGCTGGAGAGTTCAGGGTGTATTGGAGCAGGGTGAG GGCCAGAAGAAAGCTCACATTGTGGCAAGTTTTAAAatgggtaaatgggatgacccgaGTAATTAtgggcctgtcagcctgacctcGGTCCCGGGGAAGATAATGGGGCGGCTGATACGGGACTCGATTGAtcaagaatga
- the LOC123350171 gene encoding galactoside alpha-(1,2)-fucosyltransferase 2-like isoform X1 codes for MEGGSPGWDLRPSSPLGAMTAPDSRVPFRRPLQLSLYLLAIMTFSFLMHLRSWFPTARQRLPSPNATDRSPTTPPTTPPATERGMWTVNSIGRLGNQMGEYATLYALAKMNGHQAYILPQMHQQLAPLFRITLPVLSSDVVRRVPWRNYGLHDWMSEEYRHIKGKYVRLTGYPCSWTFYHHLRQEILQEFSFHDHVKEEANRYLAGLRGQRQNVTYVGVHVRRGDYVRVMPQVWKGVVADKAYLEKAMGYFRAKYQEPVFVVTSNGMEWCRENIDASRGDVYFSGDGKESSPGRDFALLAHCNHTIMTIGTFGIWVGYLVGGETVYLANYTLPDSPFLRVFKPEAAFLPEWIGIDADLSPLRGGT; via the exons ATGGAAGGAGGGAGcccag gctGGGACCTCCGTCCCTCATCACCGCTGGGAGCCATGACTGCCCCGGACTCCCGGGTCCCCTTCCGGCGGCCCCTCCAGCTCAGCCTCTACCTGCTGGCCATCATGACCTTCTCCTTCCTCATGCACCTACGCAGCTGGTTCCCCACCGCAAGGCAGAGGCTCCCCTCCCCGAATGCCACGGACAGGTCCCCAACCacgccccccaccacaccccccgCCACGGAGCGCGGCATGTGGACCGTGAACTCCATCGGGCGCCTGGGGAACCAGATGGGGGAATATGCCACCCTCTACGCCCTGGCCAAGATGAACGGGCACCAGGCCTACATCCTCCCACAGATGCACCAGCAGCTGGCACCGCTCTTCCGCATCACCCTGCCCGTGCTCTCCAGCGACGTGGTGCGGCGCGTCCCGTGGAGGAACTATGGGCTCCATGACTGGATGTCGGAGGAGTACAGGCACATCAAGGGGAAATACGTCCGGCTGACGGGCTACCCCTGCTCCTGGACCTTCTACCACCACCTCCGGCAGGAGATCCTCCAGGAATTCTCCTTCCACGACCACGTCAAGGAGGAGGCCAACCGGTACCTGGCCGGGCTGCGCGGGCAGCGCCAGAACGTGACCTACGTGGGTGTCCACGTCCGGAGGGGGGACTACGTCCGGGTGATGCCCCAGGTCTGGAAGGGGGTGGTGGCGGACAAGGCCTACCTGGAGAAGGCCATGGGCTACTTCCGGGCCAAGTACCAGGAGCCGGTCTTCGTGGTGACCAGCAACGGGATGGAGTGGTGCCGGGAGAACATCGACGCCTCGCGGGGGGACGTGTATTTCTCGGGGGACGGGAAGGAGTCGTCGCCGGGGAGGGACTTTGCTCTCTTGGCCCATTGCAACCACACGATCATGACCATCGGGACCTTCGGCATTTGGGTCGGCTACCTGGTCGGTGGGGAGACTGTGTACTTGGCCAACTACACCCTCCCCGATTCCCCCTTCCTCCGGGTCTTCAAGCCTGAGGCCGCCTTCCTGCCCGAGTGGATCGGGATCGACGCCGATCTCTCCCCGCTGCGGGGTGGGACATAG
- the LOC123350171 gene encoding galactoside alpha-(1,2)-fucosyltransferase 2-like isoform X2, which produces MTAPDSRVPFRRPLQLSLYLLAIMTFSFLMHLRSWFPTARQRLPSPNATDRSPTTPPTTPPATERGMWTVNSIGRLGNQMGEYATLYALAKMNGHQAYILPQMHQQLAPLFRITLPVLSSDVVRRVPWRNYGLHDWMSEEYRHIKGKYVRLTGYPCSWTFYHHLRQEILQEFSFHDHVKEEANRYLAGLRGQRQNVTYVGVHVRRGDYVRVMPQVWKGVVADKAYLEKAMGYFRAKYQEPVFVVTSNGMEWCRENIDASRGDVYFSGDGKESSPGRDFALLAHCNHTIMTIGTFGIWVGYLVGGETVYLANYTLPDSPFLRVFKPEAAFLPEWIGIDADLSPLRGGT; this is translated from the coding sequence ATGACTGCCCCGGACTCCCGGGTCCCCTTCCGGCGGCCCCTCCAGCTCAGCCTCTACCTGCTGGCCATCATGACCTTCTCCTTCCTCATGCACCTACGCAGCTGGTTCCCCACCGCAAGGCAGAGGCTCCCCTCCCCGAATGCCACGGACAGGTCCCCAACCacgccccccaccacaccccccgCCACGGAGCGCGGCATGTGGACCGTGAACTCCATCGGGCGCCTGGGGAACCAGATGGGGGAATATGCCACCCTCTACGCCCTGGCCAAGATGAACGGGCACCAGGCCTACATCCTCCCACAGATGCACCAGCAGCTGGCACCGCTCTTCCGCATCACCCTGCCCGTGCTCTCCAGCGACGTGGTGCGGCGCGTCCCGTGGAGGAACTATGGGCTCCATGACTGGATGTCGGAGGAGTACAGGCACATCAAGGGGAAATACGTCCGGCTGACGGGCTACCCCTGCTCCTGGACCTTCTACCACCACCTCCGGCAGGAGATCCTCCAGGAATTCTCCTTCCACGACCACGTCAAGGAGGAGGCCAACCGGTACCTGGCCGGGCTGCGCGGGCAGCGCCAGAACGTGACCTACGTGGGTGTCCACGTCCGGAGGGGGGACTACGTCCGGGTGATGCCCCAGGTCTGGAAGGGGGTGGTGGCGGACAAGGCCTACCTGGAGAAGGCCATGGGCTACTTCCGGGCCAAGTACCAGGAGCCGGTCTTCGTGGTGACCAGCAACGGGATGGAGTGGTGCCGGGAGAACATCGACGCCTCGCGGGGGGACGTGTATTTCTCGGGGGACGGGAAGGAGTCGTCGCCGGGGAGGGACTTTGCTCTCTTGGCCCATTGCAACCACACGATCATGACCATCGGGACCTTCGGCATTTGGGTCGGCTACCTGGTCGGTGGGGAGACTGTGTACTTGGCCAACTACACCCTCCCCGATTCCCCCTTCCTCCGGGTCTTCAAGCCTGAGGCCGCCTTCCTGCCCGAGTGGATCGGGATCGACGCCGATCTCTCCCCGCTGCGGGGTGGGACATAG
- the TNNT1 gene encoding troponin T, slow skeletal muscle yields MSDAEEVEYEEEQHEEEEQAEQAEEEEVSEEPQPAADPEEERPKPSRPLVPQLAPPKIPDGERVDFDDIHRKRMEKDLLELQTLIDVHFEQRKKEEEELIGLMERIERRRAERNEQVRFRTEKERERQAKLAEEKLRKEEEEAKKRAEDDAKKKKVLSTMPHFGGYLVKAEQKRGKRQTGREMKNRILAERRKPLNIDSMREDELREKAKELHDWIHQLESEKFDLTEKLKRQKYEINILYNSISHAQKFKKGAPKGRLGGRWK; encoded by the exons ATGTCTGATGCAGAAGAGGTGGAGTATGAGGA GGAGCAGCATGAAG aAGAGGAACAGGCTGAGCAGGCCGAGGAGGAGGAAG TGTCTGAGGAACCCCAGCCGGCCGCAGACCCAG AAGAGGAGCGTCCCAAACCCAG cagGCCGCTAGTTCCCCAGCTGGCTCCCCCGAAGATCCCCGATGGGGAGAGAGTGGACTTTGAT gacaTTCACCGCAAGCGCATGGAGAAGGACCTGCTGGAGCTGCAGACGCTCATCGATGTGCACTTCGAGCagaggaagaaggaggaggaggagctcatCGGCTTGATGGAGAGAATT GAGCGCCGCCGAGCGGAACGGAACGAGCAGGTGCGGTTCCGGACCGAGAAGGAGCGGGAACGCCAGGCCAAGCTAGCG GAAGAGAAGCTgcgcaaggaggaggaggaggccaagAAACGGGCCGAAGACGACGCCAAGAAGAAGAAGGTTCTGTCCACCATGCCGCATTTCGGGGGCTATCTGGTCAag GCCGAGCAGAAGCGGGGCAAGCGGCAGACGGGGCGGGAGATGAAGAACCGGATCTTGGCCGAGCGACGGAAGCCCCTAAACATCGATAGCATGCGGGAGGATGAGCTgag GGAGAAGGCCAAGGAGCTGCACGACTGGATCCACCAGCTGGAGTCGGAGAAGTTTGACCTCACGGAGAAACTCAAGCGCCAGAAATACGAG ATTAACATCCTTTACAACAGCATCAGCCACGCCCAGAAATT CAAGAAGGGGGCCCCCAAGGGCCGCCTGGGCGGCCGCTGGAAATGA